CATAATGAAAGTTCACGCAGTTTTACACATTCCCACGCTACACGGAAAAATCTTTGAAAGGATTTTTCCTATGTGGAAATATGCAAAACTGCTACCTTCAAAAACACACAAAATCAAACTTAACTTTTAAGATTTGCTGTCCAAACTTTGGGGGGAACTATATAACAATCCTTGTTCTGCTCATTTGTCAAGTTATTAGTAGTTATTACTTTTTTCACCACTATTATTTTTAACAATTTTTTCAGAATGGTGTTCGTGTGTTCCAGAACTTTGTGATGTGATTTTTCCTTCACTCACTTCATTTCGTTCCTTCATCGTCTCGCTATGCACATCCCCCTCGATCATCTCCGTCAGTTTTCCGGTAATGAAAACACTTGCATCTCCCACTACCGATGTCATCTTCATTGCTCCTACACTCTGTGTTGAATTCATCCCGATGCTTTGGCTACTGTTCATCCCAACGCTTTCATCGCGGTTTTGACCGACCGTATTGCTTTGGTTTGACCCGACTGTTGTGGACATATTTTCTCCGACGTTGATGAACACATTCTTACAGTTCAGCGTCATCGTTTCCGGTGCCGTGATGTTAATATTTTTTCAAGCGAGTTAAAAAAAAATAAGAAATAACCCTTAATCTTCTAAAAAATCTGAATCGCGTTCCTGTTTACTCAAAATTTGTAAGGTTTTATCTTCCAATTTATAAATTTGTACAATTCTTGTCCCAGTTGTCAAAAATTCTAAATGCCAAAATCGCTTGCCATCAATATTATGCCTGTCAATTATGGTCAAGTCATTAAAAATTTCTCCTTTTTTATTTTTTATAAATGCTAAGATTTCCTCTGGTGTTCTCACAAATCCTTCATCATAATTGATTCTTTTTATTACTTTACCATCATTGCTAAATTCCAAATGTTCCCCAACAACTATCTTAGGATTTACTGTTAATGTCGAAAATTTATAAAGTAAATTACCATTGCTCCTATAGAAGTTTACATTACTATAAATGTTGGGGGCTTTTTTGGTTTCCACTAGAGAAAATCCTTCTGAGTCATCACCTGTGAATTCATATAAAATATTGTTTTTCTCCTCTTTTAAATAATAATACTTAGGGGTTGTACTAATTACCTCACCTTCTCCATTATTATTTTTTTGATAATTATTTGCTTTTTCTTTCCAGTAATATAAATCAATATTCTGCATACCTTTCTGAGTTTTTTTGGGGTTTGACGTATCTGATCTATTTTGATTTTGACCATTACTATTACATGAAAATACAATTAACATAAAAGCAATCAAATAACATCTGTACATAATTTTACATTTTAGGGTTTATATTTTTGTTTAGTACAATTACTCTGTAATTTTTTCCATTGCCATTTCCATAAAGAATATCTATTTGTTGAATAATCCATAACATTATCAGTTTGCTGCTTCCTAAAAATGAATCCATTAATATTAGTATCTTTGTTTTTCTTTTCCCAAGAATGGGGCAAACCAATTGCATGTAGTAACTCATGAGTTGTTGTCGCAGAATT
The sequence above is a segment of the Chryseobacterium taklimakanense genome. Coding sequences within it:
- a CDS encoding bacteriophage T4 gp5 trimerisation domain-containing protein, whose amino-acid sequence is MTLNCKNVFINVGENMSTTVGSNQSNTVGQNRDESVGMNSSQSIGMNSTQSVGAMKMTSVVGDASVFITGKLTEMIEGDVHSETMKERNEVSEGKITSQSSGTHEHHSEKIVKNNSGEKSNNY